Proteins from one Neodiprion fabricii isolate iyNeoFabr1 chromosome 5, iyNeoFabr1.1, whole genome shotgun sequence genomic window:
- the LOC124183295 gene encoding 26S proteasome non-ATPase regulatory subunit 2: MPEATKVEAKPSKEVKNGKEEEKNDLSEEDKLLQEELGNLVERLQDSNTSLYFSALELLRSQIRASTTSMTSVPKPLKFMRPHYDTMKVVYEKINDPKTKELCSDVISVLAMSMGEGRECLKYRLTGSALEIGEWGHEYVRHLSGEIAGEWDQVTGDDAEVIREKLVDLAREIVPYNMAHNAEAEACDLLMEIERLDLLDQYVDESAYPRVCLYLTSCVPYVADPENSTLLHAALKLFRKFGQYPQALRLAMQLNDLTLIEDIFTSCKDLSVQKQLAFMLGRQQIFLELNENSNEYDDLVEIMSNAHLNNHFLNLARELDIMEPKTPEDVYKSHLENSRPPFGGGQVDSARQNLAASFVNGFVNAAFGHDKLLIEDGNKWLYKNKEHGMLSATASLGLVLLWDVDGGLTPIDKYLYSAEDYIKSGALLACGIVNCGVRNECDPALALLSDYVLHSSNSMRVGAIVGLGLAYAGSNREAVLSLLTPVLNDPKSNWEVIACTALALGMVAVGSCNAYVTTAIMHALMEKTDAELKDTYSRFLPLGLGLCLLGKQEAAEAIIAALEVVPEPFKAMATTMVEVCAYAGTGNVLKIQQLLHICSEHHESSNEKDEKSDRKEKDKRDEKREERERELSSRQSIAVLGIALIAMGEEIGAEMAYRTFGHLLRYCEPVIRRSVPLALGLISVSNPKLNILDTLSKFSHDSDSEVAHNAIFAMGLVGAGTNNARLAAMLRQLAQYHAKDPNNLFMVRIAQGLTHLGKGTLTLSPYHSDRQLLSPVAVAGLLGTLVGFLDVKNIILGRSHYLLYTLATAMQPRMLVTFDEELNPLAVPVRVGIAVDVVGQAGKPKTITGFQTHTTPVLLAHGERAEMATEEYVPLTPIMEGFVILRKNPDFTP, encoded by the exons atgCCAGAGGCAACAAAAGTTGAGGCGAAACCATCAAAGGAGGTGAAGAATGGtaaagaagaggagaaaaatgatttg TCAGAAGAAGACAAGCTGCTTCAGGAGGAGTTGGGCAACCTAGTCGAAAGGCTGCAAGATTCGAACACATCTTTGTACTTCTCGGCATTAGAACTACTCCGTTCTCAAATACGTGCGTCAACAACGTCAATGACGAGCGTGCCAAAGCCGTTGAAATTTATGCGACCTCACTACGATACAATGAAGGTGGTATATGAAAAGATAAATGACCCGAAAACCAAGGAGCTCTGTTCAGATGTCATATCTGTCCTAGCGATGAGTATGGGAGAGGGAAGGGAATGTCTCAAGTACCGCTTGACTGGTTCAGCATTAGAAATCGGGGAATGGGGACACGAGTACGTCAGGCATTTGTCAGGCGAGATTGCAGGAGAGTGGGATCAAGTAACCGGCGATGACGCCGAAGTGATCAGGGAAAAACTCGTAGACTTGGCACGTGAAATTGTCCCCTACAACATGGCTCACAATGCCGAAGCCGAGGCATGTGACTTACTCATGGAAATCGAACGGCTCGATTTGCTTGATCAGTATGTTGACGAGAGTGCTTACCCAAGGGTTTGCCTATACCTCACCAGCTGCGTACCTTACGTTGCTGATCCAGAAAATAGTACACTCCTTCACGCTGCCCTCAAGCTCTTCAGGAAGTTTGGTCAGTATCCGCAAGCTCTCAGGCTCGCCATGCAGCTCAATGACTTGACATTGATAGAGGATATTTTTACTTCATGCAAGGATTT ATCCGTTCAAAAGCAGCTGGCGTTCATGCTTGGTCGTCAgcaaatatttttggaattgaATGAGAACTCAAATGAGTACGATGACCTGGTTGAAATAATGTCCAACGCCCACCTAAACAACCATTTTCTAAACTTGGCTCGAGAGTTGGATATAATGGAGCCAAAAACACCCGAAGATGTCTACAAATCTCATCTGGAAAATTCGCGACCACCATTTGGAGGTGGTCAAGTAGATTCAGCACGTCAAAACCTCGCGGCAAGTTTTGTAAACGGTTTTGTTAACGCCGCATTTGGTCATGACAAGCTACTGATAGAGGACGGTAATAAGTGGCTCTACAAGAACAAGGAACACGGAATGCTCAGCGCCACAGCTTCCTTAGGACTCGTTTTATTGTGGGACGTTGATGGCGGCTTGACCCCGATCGACAAGTACCTGTATTCCGCTGAGGACTACATAAAATCCGGGGCTCTATTGGCTTGTGGAATCGTGAACTGTGGAGTCAGGAACGAGTGCGACCCGGCGCTTGCTTTACTGTCCGACTATGTCCTtcacagcagcaacagcatgCGCGTAGGCGCGATAGTTGGTCTGGGACTGGCTTACGCAGGTTCAAATCGTGAGGCTGTCCTCAGCCTGCTTACCCCTGTGCTCAACGACCCCAAATCTAACTGGGAAGTTATTGCTTGTACTGCTTTGGCCCTCGGCATGGTGGCAGTTGGCTCTTGCAATGCCTACGTTACGACGGCGATAATGCACGCATTGATGGAGAAGACTGATGCCGAACTGAAAGACACATATTCGAGGTTTTTGCCCCTTGGACTAGGCTTGTGCTTGTTGGGTAAGCAGGAGGCAGCAGAGGCAATAATTGCTGCTCTGGAAGTTGTGCCTGAACCATTCAAGGCGATGGCAACGACTATGGTCGAGGTTTGCGCCTACGCAGGGACAGGAAATGTGTTGAAGATTCAACAATTGCTTCACATTTGTTCAGAGCATCATGAGTCAAGTAATGAGAAGGACGAGAAGAGCGATCGTAAGGAAAAAGACAAAAGGGACGAAAAGAgggaagagagggagagagagctCAGCTCCCGCCAATCTATCGCTGTACTAGGGATTGCCCTTATTGCTATGGGCGAAGAAATAGGCGCCGAAATGGCATACAGGACTTTTGGGCATCTTCTCAGGTACTGCGAACCTGTCATACGTCGTTCTGTGCCCCTTGCTTTGGGACTCATCTCCGTATCGAACCCCAAACTAAACATCCTCGATACCCTCTCGAAGTTTTCTCACGACAGTGACTCTGAGGTTGCTCACAATGCTATTTTCGCCATGGGACTTGTTGGTGCCGGTACCAACAACGCCAGACTTGCAGCAATGCTCAGACAGCTTGCTCAGTATCACGCCAAGGACCCGAACAACCTATTCATGGTTCGTATCGCACAAGGCCTTACCCACCTTGGAAAGGGAACGTTGACCCTGTCGCCTTACCACAGTGACAGACAACTTCTCAGTCCTGTAGCAGTTGCGGGACTTTTGGGTACTCTGGTCGGATTTTTGGATGTCAAGAACA TAATACTTGGTCGCAGTCATTATCTTTTGTACACACTCGCGACAGCGATGCAGCCTAGGATGTTGGTTACTTTTGACGAAGAGCTGAACCCCCTCGCCGTACCTGTTCGAGTTGGTATTGCCGTTGACGTTGTCGGGCAGGCGGGTAAACCAAAGACGATAACGGGCTTTCAAACGCACACGACACCCGTCCTGCTAGCCCACGGAGAAAGAGCGGAAATGGCAACTGAAGAATACGTACCACTGACGCCGATAATGGAAGGTTTTGTAATTCTAAGAAAAAATCCCGACTTCACGCCttaa
- the LOC124183298 gene encoding uncharacterized protein LOC124183298 isoform X1, translating into MKLTMRVSVIPLFLITIQAAWGQLNFDGNPLTEDTIYTAEESQLAENAAKGRSLEISDTETDSYLLAAKSLLAERAQNKYQANGDRFVSPGPPRLSTRNEISSAVSSSANSYKTITDEDLKSPVSAAASYPAEKTHTWNQAYPENAETAHQPELPEQSDAALAMFLNSKTPEESKVALEEYLGGAQKPSDLSAHHQPHISDIVLPQREDLSRGNEQVNLAGQPELQYPQYAQPEYANPQIKPAQMPFAADRVIGHNANWVNRPVQGMVEKGPAVLRGPPVPYRRRNFVVRPPYVGGIYRAQSRVGPPGFPPGGYGHGAPEIIYTKPPGYHKRYYSKAPNPYEDASAWFPDANHPPPDLNVYHSQLYAQSYDPYYYNYIAKYGKIKPHLYGKYHEHQKESFFSELFKSFKKHGMKHVMHPMFLLGLGIPMVTLMLSALVGKRSFARSISVDANGGRITDEDIDEWIDKLRKALDCYSGSASETEKKTACSVFD; encoded by the exons ATGAAACT AACCATGCGGGTATCCGTGATTCCTCTCTTTTTAATAACGATCCAGGCAGCCTGGGGTCAGTTGAACTTTGATGGTAATCCTTTGACCGAGGACACGATTTACACGGCCGAAGAGTCGCAGTTGGCAGAGAATGCGGCTAAGGGGCGTTCCCTGGAAATCTCGGATACGGAGACAGATTCGTATTTGCTTGCTGCAAAAAGCCTCCTAGCCGAACGGGCCCAGAACAAATACCAAGCTAACGGTGATAGGTTTGTAAGCCCGGGGCCCCCCCGGCTTTCAACGAGAAACGAAATATCATCGGCGGTGAGCTCCTCCGCGAACTCCTACAAGACCATCACGGATGAAGACCTCAAGTCGCCAGTGTCAGCAGCCGCATCATATCCTGCGGAGAAAACGCATACCTGGAACCAGGCCTACCCGGAGAATGCGGAAACTGCGCATCAGCCGGAATTGCCCGAGCAGTCAGATGCGGCCCTAGCGATGTTCCTGAACTCGAAAACACCCGAGGAGTCCAAGGTGGCCCTCGAAGAGTACCTTGGTGGGGCCCAAAAGCCGAGTGACTTGTCGGCCCATCACCAGCCCCACATATCGGACATAGTACTGCCTCAGCGAGAAGACTTGAGTCGCGGAAACGAGCAAGTTAACCTAGCGGGCCAGCCGGAACTCCAGTACCCTCAGTATGCACAGCCGGAATACGCGAACCCACAAATAAAACCAGCCCAAATGCCGTTTGCGGCGGATCGGGTGATCGGCCATAACGCAAACTGGGTTAATCGACCGGTCCAAGGTATGGTCGAAAAGGGTCCGGCGGTTCTTAGGGGCCCACCGGTCCCCTACAGGAGGCGGAATTTCGTTGTGAGGCCGCCGTACGTGGGCGGCATTTATCGCGCTCAGTCCAGAGTGGGGCCTCCAGGATTTCCGCCCGGAGGCTACGGCCACGGAGCTCCGGAAATAATTTACACCAAGCCACCCGGCTACCATAAACGTTATTACTCTAAGGCTCCGAATCCGTACGAAGACGCAAGCGCTTGGTTTCCGGACGCCAATCATCCTCCGCCGGATCTTAACGTTTATCACTCACAGTTATACGCCCAGTCCTACGATCCGTACTACTACAACTACATTGCCAAGTACGGAAAGATCAAGCCTCATCTATACGGGAAGTACCACGAACACCAAAAGGAAAGCTTCTTCTCCGAACTgttcaaaagtttcaaaaaacaCGGGATGAAACACGTTATGCACCCCATGTTTCTTCTCGGTCTTGGGATACCCATGGTCACTCTTATGCTCTCCGCACTCGTCGGCAAACGGTCGTTTGCTCGCTCGATTTCCGTCGACGCCAACGGTGGCCGCATCACTGACGAAGACATCGACGAGTGGATTGACAAACTTCGTAAAGCTCTTGACTGCTACTCGGGATCAGCCTCCGAAACTGAGAAGAAGACTGCGTGCTCGGTCTTCGATTAG
- the LOC124183298 gene encoding uncharacterized protein LOC124183298 isoform X2, protein MRVSVIPLFLITIQAAWGQLNFDGNPLTEDTIYTAEESQLAENAAKGRSLEISDTETDSYLLAAKSLLAERAQNKYQANGDRFVSPGPPRLSTRNEISSAVSSSANSYKTITDEDLKSPVSAAASYPAEKTHTWNQAYPENAETAHQPELPEQSDAALAMFLNSKTPEESKVALEEYLGGAQKPSDLSAHHQPHISDIVLPQREDLSRGNEQVNLAGQPELQYPQYAQPEYANPQIKPAQMPFAADRVIGHNANWVNRPVQGMVEKGPAVLRGPPVPYRRRNFVVRPPYVGGIYRAQSRVGPPGFPPGGYGHGAPEIIYTKPPGYHKRYYSKAPNPYEDASAWFPDANHPPPDLNVYHSQLYAQSYDPYYYNYIAKYGKIKPHLYGKYHEHQKESFFSELFKSFKKHGMKHVMHPMFLLGLGIPMVTLMLSALVGKRSFARSISVDANGGRITDEDIDEWIDKLRKALDCYSGSASETEKKTACSVFD, encoded by the coding sequence ATGCGGGTATCCGTGATTCCTCTCTTTTTAATAACGATCCAGGCAGCCTGGGGTCAGTTGAACTTTGATGGTAATCCTTTGACCGAGGACACGATTTACACGGCCGAAGAGTCGCAGTTGGCAGAGAATGCGGCTAAGGGGCGTTCCCTGGAAATCTCGGATACGGAGACAGATTCGTATTTGCTTGCTGCAAAAAGCCTCCTAGCCGAACGGGCCCAGAACAAATACCAAGCTAACGGTGATAGGTTTGTAAGCCCGGGGCCCCCCCGGCTTTCAACGAGAAACGAAATATCATCGGCGGTGAGCTCCTCCGCGAACTCCTACAAGACCATCACGGATGAAGACCTCAAGTCGCCAGTGTCAGCAGCCGCATCATATCCTGCGGAGAAAACGCATACCTGGAACCAGGCCTACCCGGAGAATGCGGAAACTGCGCATCAGCCGGAATTGCCCGAGCAGTCAGATGCGGCCCTAGCGATGTTCCTGAACTCGAAAACACCCGAGGAGTCCAAGGTGGCCCTCGAAGAGTACCTTGGTGGGGCCCAAAAGCCGAGTGACTTGTCGGCCCATCACCAGCCCCACATATCGGACATAGTACTGCCTCAGCGAGAAGACTTGAGTCGCGGAAACGAGCAAGTTAACCTAGCGGGCCAGCCGGAACTCCAGTACCCTCAGTATGCACAGCCGGAATACGCGAACCCACAAATAAAACCAGCCCAAATGCCGTTTGCGGCGGATCGGGTGATCGGCCATAACGCAAACTGGGTTAATCGACCGGTCCAAGGTATGGTCGAAAAGGGTCCGGCGGTTCTTAGGGGCCCACCGGTCCCCTACAGGAGGCGGAATTTCGTTGTGAGGCCGCCGTACGTGGGCGGCATTTATCGCGCTCAGTCCAGAGTGGGGCCTCCAGGATTTCCGCCCGGAGGCTACGGCCACGGAGCTCCGGAAATAATTTACACCAAGCCACCCGGCTACCATAAACGTTATTACTCTAAGGCTCCGAATCCGTACGAAGACGCAAGCGCTTGGTTTCCGGACGCCAATCATCCTCCGCCGGATCTTAACGTTTATCACTCACAGTTATACGCCCAGTCCTACGATCCGTACTACTACAACTACATTGCCAAGTACGGAAAGATCAAGCCTCATCTATACGGGAAGTACCACGAACACCAAAAGGAAAGCTTCTTCTCCGAACTgttcaaaagtttcaaaaaacaCGGGATGAAACACGTTATGCACCCCATGTTTCTTCTCGGTCTTGGGATACCCATGGTCACTCTTATGCTCTCCGCACTCGTCGGCAAACGGTCGTTTGCTCGCTCGATTTCCGTCGACGCCAACGGTGGCCGCATCACTGACGAAGACATCGACGAGTGGATTGACAAACTTCGTAAAGCTCTTGACTGCTACTCGGGATCAGCCTCCGAAACTGAGAAGAAGACTGCGTGCTCGGTCTTCGATTAG